Proteins encoded in a region of the Acomys russatus chromosome 14, mAcoRus1.1, whole genome shotgun sequence genome:
- the LOC127197985 gene encoding prostate and testis expressed protein 14-like, translating into MGKRILLLLLGLSLLVSSLQALTCFTCAKINAAGICEQGEGCCTAKPGEKCASLLNIRGGRIQSGVQRCADICFSGTVFNGDKTIKMNCCNDKSYCNKI; encoded by the exons ATGGGAAAGCGCATCTTGCTCCTCCTGCTGGGCCTCTCCTTGCTGGTGAGCTCTCTCCAAG ctTTGACATGTTTCACGTGTGCTAAAATCAATGCTGCCGGGATTTGTGAACAAGGTGAAGGTTGCTGTACGGCTAAACCTGGTGAGAAGTGTGCCTCACTCCTAAATATTAGAG GCGGCAGAATCCAATCTGGAGTCCAGAGATGTGCTGACATTTGCTTCAGTGGGACTGTTTTTAATGgagacaaaacaataaaaatgaattgttGCAATGACAAATCTTACTGCAATAAGATATAA